One genomic segment of Candidatus Neomarinimicrobiota bacterium includes these proteins:
- a CDS encoding class I SAM-dependent methyltransferase produces MGTNSFDSDKFKDGQRQHWDSVAAGWKKWWETLEQFSQIVTNSLTELADIKPDQQVLDIATGIGEPALTAAKLVGDNGKVIATDMSSQMLTIARDRANRLGLNNVEFQESDAEKLDFPESHFDAIVSRWGLMFLPDVETTLNSVLRMLVPDGKFATAVWDVPENIPFFSFAVQTLLQMFDVPMTPPEAPTVSGLAGGAIEENMASAGFTDIRTETITVNFEFSSAGEYTELMKDIAAPLRIMLANQSPEEKDEYWRTLEESTARKFASKNGGVLLPSISISVVGQRA; encoded by the coding sequence ATGGGTACAAATTCATTTGATTCAGATAAGTTCAAGGATGGACAACGTCAGCACTGGGACAGTGTGGCAGCCGGTTGGAAAAAGTGGTGGGAAACATTGGAACAATTTTCCCAAATAGTCACAAACAGTCTGACAGAGCTGGCGGATATCAAACCCGACCAGCAAGTTCTGGATATTGCGACAGGTATCGGCGAACCGGCTCTTACGGCCGCCAAATTAGTTGGCGATAACGGGAAGGTTATAGCAACTGATATGTCTTCACAGATGCTGACTATTGCCCGGGATCGGGCAAACAGACTCGGGTTAAATAACGTGGAGTTCCAAGAGTCGGATGCAGAGAAATTGGACTTTCCCGAAAGTCATTTTGATGCCATAGTCAGCCGCTGGGGATTAATGTTTTTACCTGATGTTGAAACCACATTAAATTCCGTTCTTCGGATGCTGGTTCCGGATGGGAAGTTCGCAACTGCTGTTTGGGACGTTCCGGAAAATATTCCATTTTTCAGTTTTGCCGTTCAGACACTTCTACAGATGTTCGACGTGCCTATGACGCCGCCTGAGGCTCCAACAGTGTCGGGCCTGGCAGGTGGAGCGATAGAAGAAAATATGGCAAGCGCCGGATTCACTGATATCCGCACAGAAACCATAACGGTCAATTTCGAGTTTTCATCAGCGGGAGAGTACACTGAACTGATGAAGGATATTGCTGCGCCGCTAAGGATAATGCTGGCAAATCAATCTCCCGAAGAGAAGGATGAGTACTGGCGGACGCTCGAGGAATCTACCGCCCGGAAATTCGCATCGAAAAACGGCGGAGTTTTACTGCCAAGTATAAGTATCTCAGTAGTAGGACAACGAGCATAA
- a CDS encoding Txe/YoeB family addiction module toxin: MSWSIVYSKQAVKDSKKIESSNLKPQVVKLIALLKNDPYTKPLPFEKLLGDISGAYSRRINIHHRLIYQVLDDIKTVKIIRMWTHYE; encoded by the coding sequence GTGAGTTGGAGCATAGTTTACAGTAAGCAGGCTGTCAAAGATTCCAAGAAAATCGAATCATCTAACTTAAAACCCCAAGTAGTAAAGTTGATTGCGCTGTTAAAAAATGACCCTTATACAAAGCCCCTTCCTTTTGAGAAGTTACTCGGTGACATTTCCGGAGCATATTCGAGAAGAATAAACATTCATCACAGATTAATCTATCAGGTGCTTGACGATATAAAGACCGTCAAGATCATCAGAATGTGGACGCACTACGAGTAA